The nucleotide window ACAACCGCGCCCAGCATCATCATTGAGAGTACACGTCGCATCTTTTTCTCCTTGTTAGCGGGTTGGACCGCTCAAATCGTCAAATTACTCCTGAACCCAGACTTCAAAGCGGACAGCACTGGGGTTCGGGGCGATGGCTTTTACACTGTTCATGCTACGACCGGCCATGACGACCTGCCGCCACGGCTGGGCTTCCGGCTCCAGTTCAAAGCCATCGGCGTCGAAAAACTTGATCTTGTACTGGAAGTCGAGCTGGAACTTCCAGTCGTTTTCCAGAGTGGCCTGCACATACAGCAGATCGCCCACTTTTTTCTGTTTCAGATCGGCAATGGAGATGCGGCTGCCCAACAGGCTGTTGTTGGAATACACCTTGGTAACGGTCTCACCGTTTTCATCCACTTCCATCTGGCCCATG belongs to Alcanivorax sediminis and includes:
- a CDS encoding YcfL family protein, yielding MSIFRPMMALLVAVLLAACSASNMGQMEVDENGETVTKVYSNNSLLGSRISIADLKQKKVGDLLYVQATLENDWKFQLDFQYKIKFFDADGFELEPEAQPWRQVVMAGRSMNSVKAIAPNPSAVRFEVWVQE